One genomic segment of Thermoanaerobaculia bacterium includes these proteins:
- a CDS encoding division/cell wall cluster transcriptional repressor MraZ has protein sequence MDRFRGSAPASIDEKGRLKIPNVFRRQIEEAFGADLFVTSIHGRDALVYPLPVWQGIEERLAAAPAVHRSKMKFLERVNYFGKQERMDGQGRALLPAILRETSRLAGDVVVTGNIDHLVVTDRAATRDRLAAEDFTVEDYDELSKLLL, from the coding sequence ATGGATCGCTTTCGGGGTAGTGCACCGGCCTCTATCGATGAGAAAGGCCGGCTCAAGATTCCGAACGTTTTTCGACGACAGATCGAAGAAGCGTTCGGCGCCGATCTGTTCGTGACGTCGATTCACGGCCGGGATGCGCTCGTCTATCCGCTCCCGGTCTGGCAGGGCATCGAGGAACGTCTCGCCGCGGCGCCCGCGGTCCATCGCTCGAAGATGAAGTTCCTCGAGCGCGTGAACTACTTCGGAAAGCAGGAGCGGATGGACGGCCAGGGGCGCGCGCTCCTGCCGGCGATCCTGCGCGAAACCTCCCGGCTCGCCGGCGACGTCGTCGTCACCGGCAACATCGATCACCTGGTCGTCACCGACCGCGCGGCGACGCGCGACCGGCTCGCCGCCGAAGACTTCACGGTGGAGGACTACGACGAACTCTCGAAGCTGCTGCTTTAG